The following proteins are co-located in the Vicugna pacos chromosome 3, VicPac4, whole genome shotgun sequence genome:
- the SNAP47 gene encoding synaptosomal-associated protein 47 isoform X2, translated as MSRDICVHTWPCSYYLELEKRWIPGKLSLTPLSLKFMTDKTGEILVNFPLSSIIEIKKEASHFIFSSVTILEKDHVKHWFSSLQPSRNVVFSIIEHFWRELLLSQPGAAVEGSSSPATKGKELTCLMACSQKRLEDTTRVLHHQGEQLDSVARGLDKMESDLGVADRLLTELESPSWWPFSSRLWKVPSETKPSAGASVASSKAFGKEGIVIRIPAVISQRTESRVKPGKFTVLVSGLEIHDSDSLLMHRFEREDVDDIKVHTPYEVSIRQRFIGKPDIAYRLISAKMPEVIPILEVQFSKKIELLEDAWMFGSTATASPAEKGYSVWLADPEETEGSCLGCRDGAGEAG; from the exons ATGAGCAGAGACATCTGTGTCCACACCTGGCCATGCTCCTATTATTTAGAACTTGAGAAGCGATGGATCCCTGGAAAACTTTCATTAACTCCTCTCTCACTAAAATTTATGACTGATAAAACTGGAGAGATTCTTGTCAACTTTCCGCTTTCTAGTATAATTGAGATCAAGAAAGAGGCTTCTCATTTTATCTTCAGTTCTGTCACCATCCTGGAGAAGGACCACGTCAAGCACTGGTTCAGTTCCTTGCAGCCTAGTCGAAATGTTGTTTTCAGCATCATCGAGCATTTCTGGAGAGAGCTGCTGCTGTCCCAGCCGGGAGCTGCTGTCGAGGGGTCCTCCTCCCCCGCCACCAAGGGGAAGGAGCTGACTTGTCTGATGGCCTGTTCCCAGAAGCGTCTGGAAGACACAACCAGAGTCCTGCACCATCAGGGCGAGCAGCTCGACAGCGTAGCCAGAGGCCTGGACAAGATGGAGTCTGACCTGGGCGTGGCTGACAG GTTGCTGACAGAGCTGGAATCTCCTTCTTGGTGGCCCTTTAGCTCCAGGCTTTGGAAGGTGCCATCAGAAACAAAACCCAGCGCGGGCGCCTCCGTGGCTAGTTCCAAAGCTTTTGGAAAAGAAGGGATAGTGATCAGAATTCCTGCTGTTATTTCCCAAAGAACAGAATCTCGGGTTAAACCAGGAAAGTTCACCGTCCTTGTTTCTGGGTTGGAAATCCACGACTCAGACTCCTTGCTCATGCAcagatttgaaagagaagatGTAGATGACATCAAGGTTCACACACCTTATGAAGTCAGCATCCGCCAGCGATTCATTGGGAAGCCAGACATAGCTTATCGTCTGATATCTGCCAAGATGCCAGAGGTTATCCCCATTTTGGAAGTGCAGTTCAGCAAGAAGATCGAGTTGTTAGAGGATGCCTGGATGTTCGGAAGCACTGCAACCGCTTCCCCAGCAGAGAAGGGCTACTCAGTCTGGCTTGCAG